The Entelurus aequoreus isolate RoL-2023_Sb linkage group LG08, RoL_Eaeq_v1.1, whole genome shotgun sequence genome segment tttgttttgtttttgtctgatttGTGACCCGAGTGCTTAttgggattgtgtgtgtgtgtgtgtggggggggggggggggggggttcatttGTTCTGAGTTGTCGCCAcctgtcttttttctttttttgtcttcttATTTCAGCTGTGAGCTCAGTATCGAGGCCCATCCTGGTGCGTGAGCCGCTCTGCCAGACTCTGGTGGGGGGGTTTGGGGCTTCAGCTCCCAAAAGCCGCCAATAATCCACATGCTCATTTTTATTCCACGACCCCTTCTTGTCATCCCATCGCCGGATCCTTTTATAAGAGAGCTGTACCTCAGCCAGACTGCACATTATGCGTCGTCATCCCTCCGGATAACTGGTATGTACAATATTCTCTTGCCTTTATCCACTATTATGTAGGACTTTTTACCATTTTCTGCCTCACTTTGTTAAAATCTCCATTCACGGTTGCAATGCTTACCATGGTTAGCTTCCTATTCTTCAGttgaatccatccattttctaccgcctgtcacATCAAAAACAGCAAATAGGAGTGTTTGCTTGGATCAGTAAAGGCCTCTCATGGATGTGTTAATGCTTGACCCCTGTTTGCTCACACTTTCCCTGATAAAGGTTAAATTATCTTAAGAGGAATGTGCCATCATAAAGACCTATAATACTATCTATATCACAAACACCTAACATGTAAATTAATTCCCCTGCCAAATCCCTCGTCtgtttatcttgtgtttattCATGCTGACATGCACTGATTATGCATCAGAGTTGGCCAATGGAATTATGACATCCTTCATCCATAATCTTAAGGCACCAAAGTCCCTATTTATTTTCCACTACTATCAACATCTGTTTTCAAAGCATTAAGTAAATCAGGACAATAATACGTCACAATGAGCACTGTCCCTATTTTCTGCAGATGACAGTATTTGTACCCTTTTAATTGAACTAACGTCACCAAAACGTGTACGATGTAGTTCACAATTGCGAGTCATTACAATGTCAAACGTTAACCTTGTATTGGAAATTATTGTAGTATATTGCTATAGTTGTTGTGCTAAAGTGAGATAACATCATATTTGTAATTTTCACAAATGTGATACCAAAAAATAGCACAGTATATTATTTCCCTTTTTTCCCCAAAGAATGATTGTGTATATTACTATCTGCAAATCAGTTGTACATTGTGTCATATCATGctataagtcaggggtgtcaaacttgttttagtTTACGGCCACAAGCAgttagggccacttgtaacagtgtatttatatacatagagTTTAAtgtataatccatccattttctaccgcttgtcgccacatgatattattacacaattccctatgtatttgattatttaaaaaaagtatgtaCCAATTGACGAAACAATTTACTTTGAAACTAAGTCAGGATGACGtggatatttttattaaaaaaaaaaatattttgaatatattgtatgttttttgcATGATCAGATATTATTTAAGTTTAAAAGACATGCAGTGCAATAAATGTTTCTGTTACAACTGAAAGAATGATAGAAAGAATAAGaaggataaagtactttattgacgcacattAGTTTTTCTGAAGTTTTTCTGAAGACTTACGGGCCACAAGAAATTATGTGGCGTGCTGAATCTGTCCCCCAGGCCTTGAATTTGATGCTagtgctttaaaaaatgttttacaggtAAATTATTGcaatacaatactaaaaaaaaaaaaattgaattagccattaaaaataatttatttaaaaataataatgaaattaaTTTATTCACCATAATAATGACAATCTAcagagatttttttaaatttaaattaagtaatttattttaataaattgtattttctttttttacatttctgtCACTAAATATAGTTCCTTAATCAAAAAGGATAAATGCATACCTTTAACAGAAAACTGACCTTTATCAGAGGGCATATTTTTGGATTGGACCTCATTACACTGCTCAGGTGTGCTTAGAGTTGTGCATAACCGTGTGTTGTGTATCTGAGCGATGCCCCTCAAGTGGACCCAAATGCATGTAGATTAGATGGCAATAAGAGAGCTGGCTGGTGTTAATAGCTGCAACCCAAATGCTTTAAGCTCTCCATCCCACGTCCTTTGGAGTAAATCAAATTAAACAGAAGAATGATTGGCCGCGTAATACCTCGCTCTTATCCAGGGTGACATGACTCAACTGCAACCTCTTCTATTCCAAGATCATTAACAACAAATGGTCTTTGTTTGAATCTGTTGTCTTTCAACAAAATATCTGCATTTGTTTCTATTTTCCAACACTATTTCATGcctacttttttgctgttttagtGTCACAATGTCAGATTTGGAAGACCAGGGGTGAGTAAGTTATTATCCATTCTAATAATTCACTGTTCCACTTTTAAACACacaattgctacattttcttccaATTCTTTCCTTTTCCAGAATTCACCAGGAGGGTAAGGAACTTCACTTTGAATCAATTTGTGCTGTTCATTCGGGATCACTGTCACTTTTTGTGCAAGTGGCCTTGtgattagagtgtccaccctgagactagaagcttgtgagttcaaaccctggccgagtcataccaaagactatacaaatgggacccattacctccctgcttggcactcagcatcaagggttggaattgggggttaaatcaccaaaatgattcctgagcgcggccaccgctgctgctcactgctcccctcacctcccagggtgtggaacaaggggatgggtcaaatgcagaaagtcatttcaccacacctagtgtgtgtcactatcagtggtactttaactttaacatgaacTTTTTTTCACTCTTCAGACGAAGATGAGGAACAAGGAGAAGGAGGTCAGcatctaaacacaacataacttattttatctgtgaaaattaTACTGACTCATCCTCTTCTTCTGAAGGAGAACGGCCCAAACACAAGTGAGTACACCTATTGCGCATCACAATTTATTACTATTAACAGCCTATAATATCATCGGACAGCAAAGAGTCTGTCTTTACAAAGATTGACAAGCTACAATTttattaataatacaaatgaCTTATCTATATTATTGTGGTCAAATTTGCAGTAAATGAGCACAGCATAATACTTAGACTTCATTTTTGGCtttcttttttaattattcaGGAGGGGGAAAAAATTAAGCAAGcttaattatattattttaatcaaaaaatattgttaatagtgaattgtatttaatttaaacaGCTCCTAGCAGATGTTATATACTGAGGAACAGCTTTATTATAAAGttggtatatatattttttttacatatttatttacacatttcatTTTTACAAAATCGATATTGTAGTATTAAATTAGCTAAACAACGTGTTAAACTTAATTTAAACAACACTGgcaaatgcaggtataaatatgctatatttttaaaaaacagctcATAATTAGTGTACAGttataaaattatggaatattttTTTCACCTCAAATAGTAcacaaaaattgtatttaaagtttttattttactaaataacgaaaaaatatatacattagaaatataaTTCATTTGTATTGGTATTAACACTAaataatttttatgtttttacagcatttttaaaTAGCCAATGTAGATGTCAGAATAATACATATTCGGAAACGTttgataatataataaatataattactGTGCCTTTTTTACATCTTAAAAAGTTTAGCATAATTGAATTCGAATtaatagttgtttttgtaatcaAATAGGGAAACCAAAATATGAGAAACAACTATGAATATGAAATTCATGTTCTTGTTCATAATTATattcttttgattgattgattgattgaaacttttaatagtagattgcacagttcagtacatattccgtacaattgaccactaaatggtaacacccgaataagtttttcaacttgtttaagtcgggctccACGTAAATAATACCtggaatttatatagcgcttttctaagtacccaaagtcgctttacatgttaaaaatcaatcaattaatttaATTCTGTTGATAAGTACAGACCTAACTTCTTGGCatctctgcctgtcgcacctcctccagtgcacttTGAGGTaagctgcagggtcgtcagctggtGCCACCGTTCACTGATGTTTTGCCCCCAAGCCAGGACACCTCGCGGTGGGGGGGGGGCAGTGGCTAGGCGGGGACGTCTCCCCGCGCCACTCCTCAATGGGGTGTTGAACCCAAGATAATGCCTGTGTAAAAATAACATTGTTAATTTAAGTTACTAATATTGACATATTAACATATTTTAAAAGTATGAATGTATACAGTAATTAGAATAAATATTATCATTGTCTTAAACCTCTCCAAGTGTAAGTATCAACCTGATGAGTTATGTTATTTGACAGGCCGGTGGTCACACAGATCGCTGCCCCGAAGATCCCTGAGGGAGAGAGGGTTGATTTTGATGTATGTTCCCTATTTTTATTATACGCACACAAAAATATTATTGATTAAGGAATAGGTTGATTTGTTGTCTTCGTTGTTTTTTCTTGACAGGATATCCACAGGAAGAGGATGGAGAAAGATCTTCTGGAGCTCCAAACCCTGATTGACGTCCACTTTGAGCAGAGgaagaaagaggaggaggagttgATCGGGCTCAAAGACAGAATTGTAATAATTTTTCCTACATAGTTGATGAAATATGTGTGGACGATGGAGGATGAATCGCTCATCAGTTTTCCTCAGGAGAGTCGCCGAGCGGAAAGAGCCGAGCAGCAGCGTGTGAGAGCGGAAAAGGAGCGGTTCAGACAGACAAGGATCGCGGTGATTAACAGCGATGACTTTGACATGTTGCCTGGACCACATTTTCACAATGACGTCTGCAGGAGGAAAGGCagaggaaggaggaggaggaggccaaGAAGAGGGCAGAGGACGACGCCAAAAAGAAGATGGTGCTCTCCAACATGGGGGCTCACTTTGGAGGATTCTTGGCTAAGGTCAGTAGTATTTAGTAATAATAGTACtcctgaatgtccatttggctgtATGTAATGTGTACACTTGTGTGATGGCTGCAGGTAGAACAGAGGAGGGGCAAGAAGCAAACTGCCAGGGAGATCAAGAAGAAAACACTAGCTGAGAGGAAGATGCCGCTTGGTATCGACAATCTACGGGAAGACGGCTTGAGGTCACTTTCAATCATATCACCCATCACTAACTCTGTCTTCTTATTAAAAGTTTTGAGACACTCCGCTTCATTAGTTTTTCCAAATTCCCACTACTGTAAGTGTATTAGCCAGGCGTCCCAATAGTTTTGTCCATTCAGTTACTCAAAAACTTCATAAGAAACACATGATATATATCTGTCAGATGGGGCAGGTGTATGTGGGTTAGGTCCATGACAAATGCATCTCTTCTGTTTAGAAAGAGAGCCGGGGAGATGTGGGAGTGGATCTACCAGCTGGAGTCTGAGAAATTTGAACTGTCCGAGAAGATGAAGAGGCAGAAGTATGAGGTAATCCCTTCAGAGACCACTTTTGACCTAATGTCATTTCTtattcatgtactgtatgtagtatCTCAAAAAAGTGAGTACACACCTCccatttaattattttatgacTCAATTTTTGGAATGTGTTTCAAAATGTCTGACAACAACCAGCTTgaacaacaaaatattttatttccACAAGAAATCATTCAATTCAGGGCTTTTCAACATTTTCCTGGCCAAAGACCCACAAACAACTATTTACagtaaattaaatatattttgtgtACATTTGTGTTTTGAATTAAACTGGTCCTATTGGTGCCTTTTTATTGTGCAATACTTTAAAATACCTCTACCTGAAATATTAATAAATTATCTCCTAATTCACCCATACTGTACAGACAAACGACAAAAAAAACCAATAAGATTAAAAACAAGAAACGAATGAAACCATAATAAAAACAGACTGTTGTTGTCTTTCAGGCATTTCGACCTTTTTTAAATATTGTCCCAGGCTAGACAAGAAGGATAACCTCCTCTTCCCCTGCAGGTTTTTGTAATGGCACAGTGTCAATGACCACCCTAGATTTCATAAACATTTCTTTTATCTTTAATCACGGTCGCGATCGTCATGAATTAGGGAACAAATGTGTGTGGTTGTTTATCCTCCACTGAGCTTTTTGTGATGTTCATTCTCACTTCCATGGCACACTGCTGCATGGAAGGCATAATAAAGCCTGTAAAGTTAACTAAAAAGAGGCGTTACTGCAATATTATTGGGTGTAGCTGCCCTTTGGAGAAAAATTCCTGAACTATTTGGCTTGAAAAGGTTAATGCAGCTGTGTGCCTCATTCACACACAGCTACTACTCGAGTCCATGTATGTTCACTCCGTTGTCATTGTGTTGAATCAATGATCAATGCTAATGTGTATACAAAGACATTTCAAtttgtgaaagaaaaaaaatacttatcGACAAAAAATTTCACAACCCCCCTGCAGACTTTTGATTTATATTAAATTCTTCTGGTCCAGACACTCaaacatattaacacaaaacacattttatcaaATATAAtcattgttttacatgtagaaaacaaaATGCAAAATACGTTTTAATGAACATCGTATATCACTTTTACCTTTTGTACAAGACTCTTGTTGCGGATGAGCAACAAGTGAGTCTGACtagatctagccggaacttctccacctcgtgcaccagctcaggctccttcctttCAGTGAGgctaccaggcgctcgccatcaagccccacctctgggcctgacTCCAGATGGGGACCTTGGTAACCCGCGTccaggcgagggaaatctgggtccttgaaTTTGACTTTCCATAGAGGTCATGATaaaatccaataatttgaatttaaggccttaaaaccTTAAGTCTTAAATATGACTATGAAAGATCTTAAAATGTATTAACATTGtttatttaaatgaataaaaatctCACTTATAAATGTTTGATTTTTTGAGGACGCGATTCATTCTGTAACTATAAAATGGAACTAACGTGCCTGTGCATCTCGGTCAGAAtttctttatttaaccaggtaaaaaagtAATTGCTACTAACACTGGGGAGCTGCGGCTCATGAATAGTCCTTTTAGTGCAgccctgggcaaaatacggcccgcggcccattaggattttcaatccggcccgccggacgttctacataactttttttagacctttaacatcaaaactgtagccgccattatgatgtgatgtgctgttttttaaattaccgtaagtcttgaactatagaaagtatttcaatggttgaaatctgcgcttttgagtgttatacggtaatgtacgtcacagcagctcagacgaggaacaaagccgagtgggcggggtttgttttcagagcagccagcccaaaacgcatgtgtcaggaacagatgcggaagctaatttttacaacaaatttctgcataaaagtgatgatttatcatattgtaggtgtttattaccctttgcattcatatgttgctgtttgttacatttttgttgtg includes the following:
- the LOC133655554 gene encoding troponin T, slow skeletal muscle-like, which codes for MSDLEDQGIHQEDEDEEQGEGERPKHKPVVTQIAAPKIPEGERVDFDDIHRKRMEKDLLELQTLIDVHFEQRKKEEEELIGLKDRIESRRAERAEQQRVRAEKERFRQTRIAEERQRKEEEEAKKRAEDDAKKKMVLSNMGAHFGGFLAKVEQRRGKKQTAREIKKKTLAERKMPLGIDNLREDGLRKRAGEMWEWIYQLESEKFELSEKMKRQKYEINVLLNRIHHAQKFKKVHGKGKVGGRWK